A window of Sedimentibacter sp. MB31-C6 genomic DNA:
TCACTTGCAGTATCTTCACTAATTTGAATTTTTTGAATTAGCTTATCAAGTCTAAGTCGTACAGTAGGATATGTAACACCATATTGTTTTGCAATCTCTTTTAAAGAACCAGATGCCATTATAAATTTTTTCATAAATGAAATATCTTCATCATCAAGATTAACCATCCATTCTGGAACTACTTCTATTGACATATTAAACCCTCCTTTAATAAAATTAATTATACCCTTTAATATTGTTAAAGTCAATATTAAAATATTTTTAAACAAAAAGTGTAAGCATTGAATTTTATCCATAATAAAAGAATGCAAAACTTGTTGTGATTTTGCACTCTTAATTCATTATAATATCACTTGATTCTAAAAATGGTGAATACATCATCAATGCATGATTTTGAGTTATATATTCTTCATCCATTAAAATTCCATCAATGGAATACCTTCTGCGATAAAGTTCATTGTGCCTGCTACACCCACCCCAGAACTCGCTCTTAAACTGATGATTTTTTTCTAAAATTTCATATTTATAAATAGGTTTACTATTACTTAACCAACTTCCTTCTAGATAAAACTTTCCAACTTTAACTTTTAATTGAAAGCACTCATCGGTATCATTTCTTATCATTAAATCTCTATATGGAAAAACACATGTAGCTCCGCTTCCAAATGGTTGAGTACGGTTAGAATCAGGAAAAACATCAAAAGAATGTCTATAACGTTCAACAACTGTCAGTGGAGTATGCAGAGTCATCCAATAAATCAAATTAGAAAGCTGACATAAACCGCCTCCTATTCCCATAGTAAAGGTACCACAATATAATACCATACCAGGAACATATCCTTTTTTAGCAGAAGGTTTCCCAATAAGTTTCCAATAACTGAAAGTTTCTCCAGGTCTAATTACAATACCATCAAGTTTATTTACTGCCAACTTAAGATTAATAATTTTATTATATTGATATTGCATATCTACATCTTTTAGTTCTCTCAATAGTGGAGTTTTATGAGAAAAATAAACACATTCTAAATTCTTTTCACTTCGGTTATCAGCAAACTTAAACTTTCCTGAAAACCATAGAATATATCGAGCTAAAGAATAATATATTTTACCGGCTATTAATCGAATTTTACTTCGTTTAATTGGTTTTAAACTATTTTGAGTATCAGTATTATTCAAGTTTTGCTCCTCCTATAATTGTCTAATTATTATTATTTTATTTTCTAACATATAAAGATTCAGCTATCTTTATTATTTCTTCCCTGGTTTCATAGCCGCTAATCAGGTGTACATAACGGTTGTCATTAATGATTATTGTGGTGAGTCCTCTTTTAGTATATATTATTCCATTCATTTTGTTTATTGTTATATCTTCAGTAGTTATTCCCTCTGTATCGACTGCCATGCTAACACTTAATGTAAATTGCTCAACCATAATTTCCTGTTCATTTTCATTGGAGTAAACCATAAAATGCATCAGTTTCATATCTTCTTCTTCTAACAGAGTATATCCGTCAGGAATATATGAAGGTACGTAAACATCTTCAATTGTTTCAGGTACTTCAATATTTTCTTCATTATTGAATAGAATTTCCGAAAATTCAGTATATATTTTTTCCGTCAACTTTATTACAGGAAGTCTTAACGCTTCAACACTCATTGACGCTGCTATAATAATTATAATTAATGATGCTGCCACAATACTTCTTCTAACTCTGAATTTATTTATATTTACATATTTTATATTTGCTTTCCTTATTAAATGCTTCATTTTTTGTTTAAATTCAGAAGAAAAATTGTGATAATCTTTTAAATCCGAAGGAATGGCTTCTAATTCTCTTTTCATTGATATTTCTAACGCTTCTGTTAATAATTCATTAGCCATGTCGAACCACCTTTCTAATATTTTAAATCAGTTTCTTTCAGCATTTCAAAAGCTTCAAAGTTCTCAAGACTAATATAATCTTTCAATTCTTTTCTTCCACAAATAAGCTCCCTAAGCAGCTCATCATAAGAATAATCTACTATAGGTATATTATCTGATACTTTATATCCTAACATATCTTTCCAAATAATTACAGCTCTGTTTATAGGTTTAAGTTTTAATAAGGCATTTTGAATTCCTTTAAAATTATCATTATAATGTGAGCTTGGTGTATTAAGGAATATTCTTATTAATTCTAAAATTGTTAACTTAAAACTACTTTCTATAACCTTATAATCTTCGCTCAATTCTATAATAGTATTAATAATTGCTGATGTAGCTATTTCCCCGGCAATTTCTTTATCACCAGTTAGCCTAAAAGCAATTGTATAAACTTTTCTAAAAAATATTTCCATTTTCATAAGCTCCCCTATCTAATATATTGTTAAGAAATTCATAATAATATTTTCCCTATACTATATAAACAATTTAAAAGCAGTTTTGGGGACAAAATTTATTAAAAAATTTACAATTATTTTCTAGTTAAGATAGCTCTTAAAATTATGTTACCATCTATTGAAATTAGTATATAAATAAAAAAGACATTTCACTTGCCTATCGACATCAGAAACATCCTCTATTTCATACCTATAAACTCATCCTTTTAGGAAGTCATATATGTTAAAACACCACATTAATATTCTCAAGTAACTTTTGTCTTCCTCTTTGAAGTCTTTTTTTTACTGTTTCATTTGAAACGTTTATCAATCCCGATATTTCCTGTGTTTTTAAATCCTCAACATATGTTAAATATAAAACATCCTTATAAATTATTGGCAAACTCATAATTTTTTCAACAATGAAATCAAAGGATAATTTTGATAGTACCTCATCTTCAAGATTTAAATCATCTTTTGTATTTTCTACAAAACCATCAATATCTACAATGTTTTTTTGTTTTTTCAGCATATTTAAAGAAATATTTCGAACTATAATAACAACATATCCCTTAGTTCTATTACTATTAACTTCCGATATGTTGTCCATATTTTTGGCGATTTTAATAAATGCATTATGAACGGCATCTTCTGATAAATAATCATCCTTTAAAATGCTTTTCGCCACATAAAACATTATATGCCTATAATAATTATATATTTGTTCAAATTTGCTTTTCTCTTGTTCTGTGTCTAGTAGATTTAAATAAATAAGCATTTCTACCTCTTTTGTTTACTTAATACTATTCAGCACTAATCTAATAATAAATTTATCAAGTATATGTAATATTACTTTTGTATTATACTTCATTTTATCCTCTTCTTTAATTATATTACTATTACAACTATATTATATAATTTTTCATTGTATCGGTCAATACAATATTTTCCAATTCATCACACAACCAACATTTTCCTAATGTGAACAAGGTAATTTAGAGGTGGGGCAATCCTTGAAAAGGCAAGTACTTTTTCATTTGATTTCTACATTCAATGGAATTCTATTTTGTTTTTCTTTCAATTAATCTAAAATTGATTGTTCCCATAATCCATGATGATTACAATATGCATAAAGTTTGCCATTGCCGCGCATTATAGGAAATCTTACTGCAGAAGTTTGTTCTGGATATAACTTATTCAAAAAAACCTTATCATCTGCAACATAGGCTACAAAAGAAATATAATGAGATTTTCGCATCTCATGGTCAAAGGAAATATAGTAATCAATATCCATCACCTGTACATCCATACTATGTTCCTTTACTTCCTTTGGAATCAATGCAGTTAACTTCCTACCGCAACAGAAGATAGAGGCAGGACTTGTGCTAACTAAAATATTGCCACATAAGGGACACACATAGAATTTAACTTTGCGTATATTTCCATGGTCAGGTGAATTTGGGTTAAGCTCTCCTTCTAGCATCTTCTGAATGTCTGCACCAAGGATACTTGACAATTCAGACCAAAGTGAAGCATCAGGACAACCCATACCACATTCCCATTTAGATATGGTTTTGTTACTAATATTTAGTGCATCTGCTACATTCTTTTGTGTTAAACCCTTCTCTTTACGTAACTGTAGAATTAGTTTTCCAACTTTTGCACAATCCATCTAATTCACCTCCATTAATGAACAACTTATATCTTAATTAGAATATCATCTACTCAAATATCTTGCAATTATTTTTACCAATTGTATAGGAAATTGACTTAAATCAGTTATATCAAGAAAAGATTCTTTACCATAAATATCACAGATTGTATCTTTATCCTGTCCAATAGCAGCTGCCAAAAATGTAATTCCTTTTCGTCTATATTCCTTTAACACCATTTGCATATCACTAATCGCCACATCACCCGAATAATCTGGCATGGCTTTGGGCTGCCCATCACTGATGCTTATCATTAACTTCGTTTGTTCTTTTGCCATTAACAATTTTTCAGCCAAAATCCGTATAGCCATTCCGTCACGATTATTACTTCTACCTTTTATATTCATTAATCTAAAGCGATCATCCTGTTCTAAATGTACGAAATCACAATAAGCATATAGTGACATCTGTTCCAGTGATGAACGATCAGCTGTATCCCCATAAATAATTATAGGAATCTTACACCATTCACAAAACTCATAGACAGCTATAGCAGCACATTTTGCCGCTTCTAATCTCCCAAACGCAGACATAGATGCTGATTCATCAATACGTAAGGCAACCACCAATGATGGGGATTCATCAGGAGGGAGTTTTTTTGTAAAGTATCTGAAATCTTTCTTCGCAATACTATCAGCATTGAAATGACTACCATATAAATGATTTTTAGAAACAGAAGTTGAATTTTCATGTATCAATAATGGCATTGTTTTTCGGACAAGTTCACTGACTACCGGCATTAATTCACTATACAACTTATAATATTTTTCTTTCAATTCTGGCGAAATCTCCGGTCGATGAACGATTAATTTAATTCCCTGATGATTCGTACCTGAAACTATATCACGAATACTCTTGTTTAGCTGTTTTCTGAAAGCTTGTTCCTCTTGTTTCTTTTCTTGTTCCGTGGTTTCTAATTGATGATAATAAGGATTGCCATCTTCACCCATATCAGTACTTATAGTAGTTTGTGTATCCTCTGAATTTTTATTATAATGCCCTTCACTATCGGCTGACTTTCTAAGTGGAATTGCATCTTCACTTATTGGAACATCATCCGTGTCACTTATTGTTCCATCATCCCAAGTATGAATCTCTATAGCATCTTTATTCTGTTTTTTTTTTCGTGGTTTGAAATCTCATCTAACTCTTCCATTATCCCTTGCTTTGAAAGCGACTCTTCTAATATTTTAATTTCATCAGAATCTGTTGTTATTTTATAAATTACTTTTTGGTACAAAGATTCTATTATATCAATACCATTAGCTACGGAATCTATCCAGAAAAAATATGAGCGCATTCCAGCAACTCCTTTAATTGCATTAGCTCTTGCAGTTTCATCCAAAATAATTATGACATTTGCCAACAATTTTAAAACTTGCTCATCTTTATATCCTGTCTTAGCTATAGCACGCTCTATCATTACCTCAATAGAAGGCAAATCCATTTTTTCAACATGTTGAATACGATCTCGAAGTGCTTCATTAAGAAGACGGGTTCCATTATATCCTCTATTTGTAGTAATTACCGCTATAAAGTCAGGGTGACGCTTAATTATGCGTGTTGGTAGATTTATCGTTCCATCCGGCTCCAAAGCAGAGTTTAATGCCATAAGAACAGCAGCATCACGAATAACAGTTGGTTCTTGAATCTCCAATAGATATCCATTTTCAAAAGCTCGCACAATTTCTGATGGATAAAAGTTGTACGAAACATCTTTCTCATCTATTTGAGATTGTTCTTCTCCTGAAAGGACTGGTAAAATAGCGCCGATGATATCTGACTTATCCATATCAGCAAAACATGTAACCTTTGTATATGGTAAACCAAAATTGGCCGATAATGCCTTAGCCATCTCAGTCTTTCCTGATCCTGCATCTCCTTCTAATAGAATATTTGTTATTTTCATCTCTGTATTATTCCAATTTCTCTTTATTTCATTGCTAACACGAATTTCTTGTTCACTAATTTTATGTGATAATGGTTTTTTCCAGACAAGCTTTTTCTCTTCTTCTGTCAACTGTCTACTTGGTGATAAAATCCATTGCCTGTTCATATTATTTTCCATTATTTAATTCTCCTTACGTTAGGTATGCTCCTAAATTTACGTTCATAAAGTGCTTCTAATTCCTCAGTATAGTCATCTTTATCTTTGTCTTTTTCGTCATAAGGTAAAACTTCAAGTACCCCTACTTCAAAGCTATTTTCTTTATAATCATTCCATAACTTTTGCATTATTGGGTTAGGGTGTAAGTTTCCTCTCAACTTAAAACTATTGCTATTAATACTAGCTTTTGTATCCTTTGAAATATCTATAAATATATCCCCTGTTAATTTACATTTAAAATATATAATTCCCATTTCAGGTTTTCTATACTTGTATTTTAATAAAAGTTTCTTTTTCATATTTTCATTCATTTTTTTCACCTCCATGTTATTATAGCCACCTTCTTTTTTAATAACAATCCACGCTCCGTAGACTGACCTAGTTAACTGATATACGTGAACTCGTTCAGCTAAAGCTAAACATCGAGGCTTCAGAAAATGACTTACCTTTCAAAAGTAAGTCATTTACATAACAATTGATGTATTTTTTGATTTATTTCAAAAAAATACGGAGCAACTTATCCTTCAACTTCGAATATGGCCTGTATCGTATTGGAATATCAAGCCAAGTTGCCTTTTTTACAATACTTCTATAATGAGTAAATGTATCAAAACTTCTTTTTCCGTGATAGCTTCCCATACCTGAATTTCCTACGCCACCAAAACCCATGTTAGAATTGGCAAGGTGAATAATGGTATCATTAATACAACCTCCCCCAAAAGAACATATATCTAACACATACTTTTCAACAGAGGAATCGTTGGTAAACAAGTACAGTGCCAATGGTTTTGGGTTGTTCATGATGTAATCTGTGCATTCTGAGATATGGATGAAGGAAATCATAGGGAGAATAGGGCCAAATATTTCTTCCTGCATAATAGGCGAATCAAGTGGCACCTCATCCAACAATGTGGGTTCCACAAACCTTCTTTCCTGATCGGTATTTCCACCTGAAACAATCTTTCCGCTCTCTAATAATCCTGATACTCTCTTAAAATGTTTCTCGTTAATTATTGTATTCATATCCGTCATCCTACCATTAGGAAAAAATTCTTGCAAAGCAGACTTATACCATTTTATAAACTCATCCTTTACATCTCTGTGTATAAATAAATAATCCGGTTCCACACAGGTCTGCCCCGCATTAAGTACTTTTCCGAATGCAATCCGTCGTGCAGCAACCTTTAAATTTGCTGTTTTATCAACAATAACCGGACTTTTTCCGCCAAGCTCCAGTGTTATTGGTGTAAGATACCTTGCTGCGCTCTCCATTACAAGACGTCCAACCGCTGGGCTTCCTGTAAAAAATATATAATCAAACTTTTCTTCCAACAATGCCCTGTTCTGATCTCTACCACCTTCTACAACAGCTATATATTCTTCAGGAAAT
This region includes:
- a CDS encoding MoxR family ATPase, with the protein product MENNMNRQWILSPSRQLTEEEKKLVWKKPLSHKISEQEIRVSNEIKRNWNNTEMKITNILLEGDAGSGKTEMAKALSANFGLPYTKVTCFADMDKSDIIGAILPVLSGEEQSQIDEKDVSYNFYPSEIVRAFENGYLLEIQEPTVIRDAAVLMALNSALEPDGTINLPTRIIKRHPDFIAVITTNRGYNGTRLLNEALRDRIQHVEKMDLPSIEVMIERAIAKTGYKDEQVLKLLANVIIILDETARANAIKGVAGMRSYFFWIDSVANGIDIIESLYQKVIYKITTDSDEIKILEESLSKQGIMEELDEISNHEKKNRIKML
- a CDS encoding vWA domain-containing protein, producing the protein MPVVSELVRKTMPLLIHENSTSVSKNHLYGSHFNADSIAKKDFRYFTKKLPPDESPSLVVALRIDESASMSAFGRLEAAKCAAIAVYEFCEWCKIPIIIYGDTADRSSLEQMSLYAYCDFVHLEQDDRFRLMNIKGRSNNRDGMAIRILAEKLLMAKEQTKLMISISDGQPKAMPDYSGDVAISDMQMVLKEYRRKGITFLAAAIGQDKDTICDIYGKESFLDITDLSQFPIQLVKIIARYLSR
- a CDS encoding GIY-YIG nuclease family protein, with the protein product MNENMKKKLLLKYKYRKPEMGIIYFKCKLTGDIFIDISKDTKASINSNSFKLRGNLHPNPIMQKLWNDYKENSFEVGVLEVLPYDEKDKDKDDYTEELEALYERKFRSIPNVRRIK
- a CDS encoding aldehyde dehydrogenase, with product MNFRSLVEKQRNYFQKGSTKSYEFRLSMLQKLQSVIKEYESLFNEAMKNDMNKCPTEVYMTEIGMVLEELSFHIRHLSRWMRNKRVSTSIAQFPAKSFISPEPYGVALIMSPWNYPIQLCLLPLIGAISAGCTAVVKPSAYAPATSKAIAQILRMIFPEEYIAVVEGGRDQNRALLEEKFDYIFFTGSPAVGRLVMESAARYLTPITLELGGKSPVIVDKTANLKVAARRIAFGKVLNAGQTCVEPDYLFIHRDVKDEFIKWYKSALQEFFPNGRMTDMNTIINEKHFKRVSGLLESGKIVSGGNTDQERRFVEPTLLDEVPLDSPIMQEEIFGPILPMISFIHISECTDYIMNNPKPLALYLFTNDSSVEKYVLDICSFGGGCINDTIIHLANSNMGFGGVGNSGMGSYHGKRSFDTFTHYRSIVKKATWLDIPIRYRPYSKLKDKLLRIFLK
- a CDS encoding DUF4367 domain-containing protein, which codes for MANELLTEALEISMKRELEAIPSDLKDYHNFSSEFKQKMKHLIRKANIKYVNINKFRVRRSIVAASLIIIIIAASMSVEALRLPVIKLTEKIYTEFSEILFNNEENIEVPETIEDVYVPSYIPDGYTLLEEEDMKLMHFMVYSNENEQEIMVEQFTLSVSMAVDTEGITTEDITINKMNGIIYTKRGLTTIIINDNRYVHLISGYETREEIIKIAESLYVRK
- a CDS encoding RNA polymerase sigma factor yields the protein MLIYLNLLDTEQEKSKFEQIYNYYRHIMFYVAKSILKDDYLSEDAVHNAFIKIAKNMDNISEVNSNRTKGYVVIIVRNISLNMLKKQKNIVDIDGFVENTKDDLNLEDEVLSKLSFDFIVEKIMSLPIIYKDVLYLTYVEDLKTQEISGLINVSNETVKKRLQRGRQKLLENINVVF
- a CDS encoding helix-turn-helix domain-containing protein — translated: MDCAKVGKLILQLRKEKGLTQKNVADALNISNKTISKWECGMGCPDASLWSELSSILGADIQKMLEGELNPNSPDHGNIRKVKFYVCPLCGNILVSTSPASIFCCGRKLTALIPKEVKEHSMDVQVMDIDYYISFDHEMRKSHYISFVAYVADDKVFLNKLYPEQTSAVRFPIMRGNGKLYAYCNHHGLWEQSILD
- a CDS encoding DUF2089 family protein; its protein translation is MSIEVVPEWMVNLDDEDISFMKKFIMASGSLKEIAKQYGVTYPTVRLRLDKLIQKIQISEDTASEPYIALIKRLAVNEKVDFDTAKILISEYKKARKDDNK
- a CDS encoding VanW family protein, encoding MNNTDTQNSLKPIKRSKIRLIAGKIYYSLARYILWFSGKFKFADNRSEKNLECVYFSHKTPLLRELKDVDMQYQYNKIINLKLAVNKLDGIVIRPGETFSYWKLIGKPSAKKGYVPGMVLYCGTFTMGIGGGLCQLSNLIYWMTLHTPLTVVERYRHSFDVFPDSNRTQPFGSGATCVFPYRDLMIRNDTDECFQLKVKVGKFYLEGSWLSNSKPIYKYEILEKNHQFKSEFWGGCSRHNELYRRRYSIDGILMDEEYITQNHALMMYSPFLESSDIIMN